The Chryseobacterium oranimense genome contains the following window.
TACGGAACAGACTCAATATGAAGTGCAGATTGCTACAATCTGTGGTGGAACCCAGGGACCATTCTCTCCAAGTACCACCTTTACAACTCCTGCTATTTCTTATTGTACTTCTGGTTCTACAAGCAGCACTATTGATGGTTATATCAGTAAAGTTGTTGTAACTCCGAATGCTGCAATCCCAATGACCAGCACTTCAGATTTCAGTAATTATACAGATTACACTACAGATCCTGCAAGACTTGTTACCCTGGTAAGAGGTTTAGGAGCCAATACTATTACTGTCGAAAAAACATGGCCGGGAACTCAATGGTCTTTTGGAACAGGAGTATGGATTGACTTTAACAGAAACGGAGTTTTTGAAGCATCAGAACAGGTGTTGAATTCACCAAGTAATACAACCACTCCTGTAACAGCTACTTTCACTGTACCTAACGTTGCCGGAGGAGTTTACACAGGAAACCTTACTACCCGTATGCGTGTAGCGTTGAGAGAAAGTGCTACGGCAGCTCCTTGTGGAACTTTCACCTGGGGTGAAGTAGAAGATTATGCTGTGAAACTTATTGACCAGCCTGCCTGTACTACAGCGCCGCCTACAAACATTACTGTAACTAACCTTACTGCTTCTACAGCGACGGTTTATTGGATGGCTGCAGCCAATGCTACTTATACGATCAGATGGAAACTGGCCAGTGCACCAACTTTCACGATTCCGCCTGTGACTTTAGCACCGGGAGTAAACAATTATACGATTCCTGGACTTGCTGAGCAGACTAAATATGATGTACAGGTTTCTACTACATGTGGAACTTCTACAGGACCATATTCTACAACAGTGCAGTTTACAACACCACCACTTACATACTGTCCAATGACTGGTACAGGAACTAACGATCACATTTCAAATGTAACCGTTACGTCTTCTAACCCTGGGGTTCCGGTGATGAGTAATACTACTGTACAGAATAATTATACAAGTTATACAACACCTCAAACATTAATCACTCTTGATGCAGGTTCTGCCAATAATAAGATCTCTGTAGCAAAAGGATGGACAGGTGCAACAAGTAATGATGCAGTGTCAGTTTGGATTGATTATAACAGAAACGGAGTTTTTGAAACATCAGAACAGATTATAAATTCTCCGGCAAATACAACAACTCCTATTACTGCAACATTCTCAGTGCCGGGAGCTGCCTATACAGGTCCGCTTACTACTACAATGAGAGTTGTTCTTAAGCGTACAAGTGCTCCGGTATTGTGTCAGAATGCGGTAAACGGTGAAGTTGAAGACTATGCGGTAAGAATCAGACCTTGTAGCAATGCAACACCAAACCTTCCAACGATTACAGCTACTCATAACTCTGCGACCCTTACATTAACAGGTTCGGCAACTAACGTGACTTATCTTGTAAGATACAGAGTTCAGGCGACTCCTCCGGGAGCGTGGACGGACGTATATGCTTCAGCATTGTTAAACAACCTTCCACTTGTATTAACAGGTTTAACTCCGGCTACTATCTATGAAGTTCAGGTAGCTACGGTTTGTGGAGATGTGGCTGGTACATTTACTGCTATCAAAACATTTGTAACAAGATGTGATCCTACACCTCCAAATGTTACGGTAAGTAATATCACGACAAACTCTGCGCTGATTACATGGGCACCGCTTTCGGCAAGCTCAACATATACACTGGAATGGAGAAAAGTAGGGGCGGCTACATGGACACAGGTTCCTAACATTGCACCTCCTACCAATACCTATTTATTAACAAACTTAGACCCATATACAAAGTATGAAGTAAGAGTGGCCAACAAATGTGTTGGAGAAACTACTCTTAACCCATATTCAAATCCGAAAGTATTTACTACGGAAAGAACTTGTGAGCTTCCTCCTCCGGGATTGACTATTCTTCAACTTTTCCCTACATGGGCTGAAGTTACATGGGAAGGCTTCCCAGGGGCTACTTATATCCTTAGATACAGAAAAGTAGGTATTCCAAGCTGGACGAATGTTCCATTAACAACGAATACATACACTATAACAGGATTATTGGAAGAAACGAAATATGAAATGCAGGTTGTGAATGTTTGTAATGGTACACCAGGTACATATACACCTCCATACTATTTCACGACACCTACAGTAATCTATTGTCAGATGGGTTCTCAAAATGCAGTTAATGAACATATTTCTAAAGTTACGGTAGTTCCAAACGGAAGACCTAAAATGGAAAATGCTTCAGGACCTTCCAGTTATACAAATTATACAGGAGTACCTGATACATTCATTGAAATGGTTCAGGGATCTACAGGAAATCAGATTACGATTGAGAAGAAATGGAACGGAACCAACCATGATGAAGGTATCGCGGTATGGATCGATTTCAACAGAAACGGATATTTTGATCTTGATGAAAGAGTATTCACTTCACCTCCAAATACTACAAGTCCTGTTACAGGAACATTCAATGTACCTGTGGACGCTTATGTAAGTATGACAAACTACAAGTATGTGGTAATGAGAGTGGCAATGATGAGAGACGGAGTTCCTGTGAACTGTACTAATTTTGCCAACGGGGAAGTAGAAGATTACTCTGTAAGAATCTCTAAACCGGGAGTGCCAAATTCTCTTAATCAGACGGATATAATGATTTACCCTAACCCGGTAAGCACAGTATTGCATGTGAAAAATATCAGCAAGAAAGCTAAATATAAGATCTACAATTCTGCAGGACAGGTTATCGGTGACGGTATTCTGCTTAACAACCAGGTTAATGTCAGCAAATTGATTAACGGTATTTATGTAATAGATATTGATGACAATGGAGTAACAGTTCAGAAGAAATTTATTAAAGAATAATATTAAATTTCAAATAAGTAAGCCCTCAAGTAATTGAGGGCTTTTTTGATGGCTGAATATGATGTTTTTGATTTTAACTATAACCGCTAAATTGAAATATAGAGAAAAATTATGATTATTGAGACACTACAAAACCTCCGTTTACCAAAACAATCAATAATATAAATAAAAACCTCGCTAGAGAAATTCCAGCGAGGTTTATTTTATTCAATATCGAAGATGACCTGTTCGGTTTGTTCCTTAAGATCTTCCAGGTTGGTATTGTTGTAGATAATACAGTCAGCCAGTTTTATCTTATCTTTTTCAGGCATTTGCTTTTCCATGACGGCTTCTACTTCACGGTAGGTTTTTCCGTCCCTGTCCATTACCCTTTTCGCTCTGATGTTATCCTCGGCTGTTACCAGAAGTGATTTATAGCACTGTCTGTTCAGTTTTAATTCGAACAACAGGGCAGTTTCTTTAAAGACCAAATATTTAGTCTGTTTTTTCAGCCATTCTTCAAAATCAATCCGAACGGCAGGATGAATGATCTCGTTTAATTCCTGCAGCTGTTCCTTATTATTGAAAACCTTTTCCGCTACAAATTTACGGTCATAAAGACCATTGGAATCATAAGCTTCATCACCCAGTAATTCTTTGATCTTTATTTTTAAATCTTCACTCTCATTGACAATTGCTTTAGCCCTGTCATCGGAATAATAAACAGGAAACCCGAATTCCTCAATAAACCGGGCTACCGTAGTTTTCCCGGAGCCTATACCACCGGTAAGTCCAATCACCTTGGGTGCTGGTTCCGGTTCTGCTTTCTGTGTTTCTGAATGTAACTCTTCCATAATCAAAAATTAATATCCAAAAACATCATTAAAACTGTGAATTTCATCCAATCTCACCCCTTTTTCAGTCATTTTAAGGCTTGCCAGCTCATTGTGGGCATCGTGCTCAAAAAATAGCAGATATTCGTTATCTACACACTGTTTCAGGAACTTTGCTTTCTCCTCCATGGTGAGAAGAGGCCTTGTATCGTATCCCATTACATAAACCGGGTTGATATGTCCTGCAGTAGGAATAAGATCCGCTGCAAATACAATTGTTTTCTCCTGGTATTGAATCACCGGAAGCATCTGTTTTTCCGTATGTCCGTCTACAAAGATCACATCCATTTTCAGATCAGGGGCAAAGCCATAATTTCCTGTAGTAGGAAGAGGCAAAAAGTTTAACTGTCCGCTTTCCTGCATCGGAAGGATATTCTCTTTCAAAAAGCTGGCTTTTTCTCTGGCATTAGGTTCTGTAGCCCATTGCCAGTGGTTCTCATTGGTCCAGAACTGAGCATTTTTAAAAGCAGGTCGGTATCCCGTCCTGTCATCATTCCATTCAATAGCGCCTCCGCAGTGGTCAAAGTGAAGGTGAGTAAGGAAAACATCTGTGATATCCTCTCTCACGAAACCAAATTTCTTTAAATTTTTGTCAAGACTGTCATCTCCCCAAAGCGAATAATGTCCGAAGAACTTATCATCTTGTTTATTACCGAGACCGCAGTCAACAAGGATCAGTTTCTTGCCGTCTTCTATAAGCAGGGAACGTGTTCCCAGTTCAATCAGGTTTTTTTCGTCTGCAGGATTGGTTTTTTCCCACAGACTCTTTGGGACGACTCCAAACATGGCTCCGCCGTCCAGTTTAAATTTTCCACATTGTATTGGATATAACTTCATATATATTTTGATTATTATTTCTTTATTAATTTCATTTTCTCAGCAATTTTTCTTCCGTTTTCATCAGAATGTTCAAGTTCTGAGATAATATTCTGATAATCATGATCTTTTCTGTTCTGGGAAAGTTTCTGCTTGATAAATATTTCTGACGGAATTATTTTCAGCCCGAAAGCTCCCTTCATTTCCTTTTCTACAAATTCCCTTCCCATATCTTTTACCATAACAGGGCATTTCTGGAATTTTTCATACTTGGAAGTTAATTTCTCCAGATGCCGGTAAAGTTCATCGTAATCCATAAGCTGTACTTTTCCATGAATCTGAACAGCTTCATAATTCCATGTTGAAACATTCATATGATCGTACCAGCTGCTTGAAATATAAGTGTGGGCTCCCAGGAAGTCACACAGCACTTCATCACCGTCTTTTAAGGTTTTTGCCTGGGGATTTGCTCTTGAAATATGAGTTTCTACATACCTGTTTTCAGGATCATCCTCATTAAGCATCATCATGGAGTGGGTTGCTCTTATTTTTTCATCCGAAGAAATAAGTAAAGCAAAAGCATTCTCTCTGATAATTTCTCTCATCAGATCATAATCTTCACTTCTGTATAATTTTGGAACAAACATAGATTCTTAAAATAACTCTCCCGGGTTTTTCGGACGGGATATTTTTAAATGCTGATAGGCTTTATCGGTTACTTCTCTTCCTCTTGGCGTTCTGATTATAAACCCTTCCTGAATCAGGAACGGTTCATAAACCTCTTCCAGTGTTTCGGGATTCTCAGCAATTGAAGTGGCAAGAGCAGAAATTCCGACAGGCTTTCCTTTAAAATTTTCAATCATGACACGCATGATCTTATTATCCATTTCATCCAGGCCAAACTCATCCACATTAAGGGAGTTCAAAGCATATTTTGTAATATTGATCTCAATTTCTCCGTTTCCTTTGATCTCTGCAAAATCACGAACCCTTCTTAACAAAGCATTGGCAATTCTCGGAGTTCCACGGCTTCTTCTGGCGATCTCTATGGCTGCATCCTCATAAATTTTACTTCCCAAAACCCTTGAGCTTCTCTGGATAATCATCGATAAAAGTTCAACTGAATAATATTCAAGCCTGCTTTGGATTCCAAATCTTGCCAGCATTGGCTTTGTCAGCATTCCACTTCTTGTAGTGGCACCTACCAGGGTAAAAGGATTCAGGCCGATCTGTACACTTCTGGCATTCGGGCCGGTTTCCAGCATAATATCTATCTTATAATCCTCCATGGCAGAATACAGGTATTCTTCCACAACGGGAGACAGACGGTGGATCTCATCAATAAAAAGAACATCGTTTTCTTCCAGATTCGTCAGTAACCCTGCTAAGCTTCCCGGCTTATCCAAAACAGGACCGGAAGTGATCTTGCAGTTTACCCCAAGCTCATTGGCGATAATGTTGGCTAGAGTGGTTTTACCCAGACCTGGCGGACCATGCAGAAGAACATGATCTAGGGCACCACCACGTCTTTTGGCAGCGCTGACAAAAACTTCAAGGTTTTCCAAAGTTTTTCTCTGCCCCGCAAAGTCCTTAAAACTCTGGGGACGGATCTGCTCCTCCTGCATAAGCTCTTCATGCGAGTAGTTTTCCTTGTCTGGATGTAAAAAATCTGGCATTAATTCATTTCATTTACCTCAAAGATAACAAATTTAGACTAAGGTTGAGGTTTAGACTGAGAAATTTCAGGGTTTTAAAAAAAGGAGGATACTAAGGCTGAAGCAGAGACTGAGATAAGTGTGAACCGTAATTTAGATTTAAAAAATTGAGATATTTTAAGTATTTTTGAGAGGAAAAATTAATTATTAACAAGCTGTAGCTTTAATCTTAGATAAATGAAATTGATAGGCCCTTTCAAGCAGATCGTAACGTTGGCAAACCTTCCGTTAAGAGGAAAAATATCCGATGACCAGATTGATATCATATCAAATGGTGGAATTTTAATGGATAATGGCTTGATTAATAATGTTGGAGACTTTAAGACATTAAAGAATAACAATCCGGATGCCGAAACAGTAATCATAGAAGGAGATCAGATTGCCCTTCCCGGATTTGTGGATTCCCACACTCATATCTGCTTTGGAGGGAACCGTGCTAATGATTTTGCAATGCGGAATGCAGGGAAAACATACCTTGAAATAGCAGAAAGCGGAGGAGGAATCTGGAGTTCAGTGCAGCATACGAGAAATGCCTCAGAAGAGGAGCTATTAAAGACATTACTTGAGAGAATCCACTTCCTGATTTCATTAGGAATTACAACCATTGAAATAAAAAGCGGTTACGGACTGGATGTGGAAAACGAGCTTAAAATGCTTAGAATCATCAAAAAGGCACAATCTCTCACACCTTCTAAGCTTGTCCCTACATGCCTTTCTGCACACCTGAAACCAAGAGATTTTGAAGGAAGCAATCAGGAATACCTGGACTATATTCTTACCGAAATTTTACCTAAAGTAAAAGAAGAAAATCTGGCTGAACGCGTAGACATATTTATTGAAAAATCTGCATTCCAGCCGGAGGAAAGTAAGGCCTTTCTTCTCAAAACTAAAGATTTAGGTTTTGATATTACCGTTCATGCAGACCAGTTTACGCCCGGTAGTTCAAGAATTGCAGTAGAAGTGGGAGCAAAATCTGCAGACCATCTGGAAGCAACCATTGATGAAGATATTGAATTTCTTGCAAAATCAGATACGGTTGCTACTGCTCTTCCGGGTGCGAGCTTAGGACTTGGCGAAAAATTTACTCCTGCCAGAAAATTACTCGACGCCGGAGCTATTGTAGCTATTGCCAGTGACTGGAATCCAGGTTCAGCACCGATGGGTAATTTAATTACACAGGCCTCTATTCTGGCCACTTTTGAAAAACTGACTACAGCTGAGGTATTAGCCGGAATGACCTTCCGTGCTGCTTACGCATTAAGTCTCGAAAATATCGGAAAACTGGAACCTGGAAAAAAAGCGGATTTTGTAACCTTTAAAACCGATAATTTTCAGAATGTCCTTTACAACCAGGGAAGCCTGAATGCAGAGAACGTATATATTGATGGAAACCTGATCCATTAAATGAGAATTCAGATAAAACGTTAGGAAAAAGCATGATGGAGAAGGACAGATACAAGACCTTTTGGGATTGGTTTTTAACACATGAAAAAGTATTTTTTGAAGTTGTTAAAAGCAGGATAAACATAGAACAGCAATTTTTTGATGTCCTTGCCCCTGAGCTGGCTAAAATAAATAGCGGGTACTATTTCCTGTCCGGAATGTGTGATGAAAATACAGCAGAACTTATCGTTACGGTAGAAGGGGATATCAGGAAAATAGCATTTGCAGAAGAGCTGATTGCTGCCGCTCCGGATATTGATCACTGGAAATTTACCGCCCTTAAGCCCGAAACAGATGTAGAAAGCGTAAAAGTCAGATTAAATGGTTTTGAATTCACGAAAGATAATATCTGTTTTTACTCCAATGAAATAGAAGGCTACCCGGATGAAATTGATCTCACATTTGTTTACGATGATTTCACTGAGGAAAATAAAAACTCCGTT
Protein-coding sequences here:
- a CDS encoding GEVED domain-containing protein gives rise to the protein MSGFLLCKMSQPFRVLITLLCMVFGLFSQAQTVTIGTGTSTQRYPLSVYYGYQRDASLYTAAEINMPAGGSVLSVAWNATTATSATAPVKVYLKTVPAATNTITSQDWPTTTAGASLVYTGTINNITTGWNTITLQTPYYYNGTENLMVLVETDYGGTGTGSTSGSAFTYSSATSRHMYIEVDSSPPTTNTGNVNSNRPNVQFTFGAAPSCIPPSGLTLGTVTPTSAAISWTAPSSVPAGGYDVYYSTSATAPTSATPPSQNVTGTSTTLSPLTANTAYYVWVRSKCSGTDQSTWIGPLNIFTGYCTPTGGSSSTSYYLKTVNTTGGITNINYTANSYTAYVNSASPVITALPSNTVTMNLNSGTSTYYYYVWVDWNNNMSFNDPGETILATPNYVTNGTASIVIPASQAPGNYRVRTATSFIGVVNSCGSAPYGNYVDFTLTVMSLQPCTTAPPSNITVSNVTPTTALVSWLPSTGATYVLRYKAVSAATWTSVNITTPLASNYTISNLTEQTQYEVQIATICGGTQGPFSPSTTFTTPAISYCTSGSTSSTIDGYISKVVVTPNAAIPMTSTSDFSNYTDYTTDPARLVTLVRGLGANTITVEKTWPGTQWSFGTGVWIDFNRNGVFEASEQVLNSPSNTTTPVTATFTVPNVAGGVYTGNLTTRMRVALRESATAAPCGTFTWGEVEDYAVKLIDQPACTTAPPTNITVTNLTASTATVYWMAAANATYTIRWKLASAPTFTIPPVTLAPGVNNYTIPGLAEQTKYDVQVSTTCGTSTGPYSTTVQFTTPPLTYCPMTGTGTNDHISNVTVTSSNPGVPVMSNTTVQNNYTSYTTPQTLITLDAGSANNKISVAKGWTGATSNDAVSVWIDYNRNGVFETSEQIINSPANTTTPITATFSVPGAAYTGPLTTTMRVVLKRTSAPVLCQNAVNGEVEDYAVRIRPCSNATPNLPTITATHNSATLTLTGSATNVTYLVRYRVQATPPGAWTDVYASALLNNLPLVLTGLTPATIYEVQVATVCGDVAGTFTAIKTFVTRCDPTPPNVTVSNITTNSALITWAPLSASSTYTLEWRKVGAATWTQVPNIAPPTNTYLLTNLDPYTKYEVRVANKCVGETTLNPYSNPKVFTTERTCELPPPGLTILQLFPTWAEVTWEGFPGATYILRYRKVGIPSWTNVPLTTNTYTITGLLEETKYEMQVVNVCNGTPGTYTPPYYFTTPTVIYCQMGSQNAVNEHISKVTVVPNGRPKMENASGPSSYTNYTGVPDTFIEMVQGSTGNQITIEKKWNGTNHDEGIAVWIDFNRNGYFDLDERVFTSPPNTTSPVTGTFNVPVDAYVSMTNYKYVVMRVAMMRDGVPVNCTNFANGEVEDYSVRISKPGVPNSLNQTDIMIYPNPVSTVLHVKNISKKAKYKIYNSAGQVIGDGILLNNQVNVSKLINGIYVIDIDDNGVTVQKKFIKE
- the coaE gene encoding dephospho-CoA kinase (Dephospho-CoA kinase (CoaE) performs the final step in coenzyme A biosynthesis.), which gives rise to MEELHSETQKAEPEPAPKVIGLTGGIGSGKTTVARFIEEFGFPVYYSDDRAKAIVNESEDLKIKIKELLGDEAYDSNGLYDRKFVAEKVFNNKEQLQELNEIIHPAVRIDFEEWLKKQTKYLVFKETALLFELKLNRQCYKSLLVTAEDNIRAKRVMDRDGKTYREVEAVMEKQMPEKDKIKLADCIIYNNTNLEDLKEQTEQVIFDIE
- a CDS encoding MBL fold metallo-hydrolase produces the protein MKLYPIQCGKFKLDGGAMFGVVPKSLWEKTNPADEKNLIELGTRSLLIEDGKKLILVDCGLGNKQDDKFFGHYSLWGDDSLDKNLKKFGFVREDITDVFLTHLHFDHCGGAIEWNDDRTGYRPAFKNAQFWTNENHWQWATEPNAREKASFLKENILPMQESGQLNFLPLPTTGNYGFAPDLKMDVIFVDGHTEKQMLPVIQYQEKTIVFAADLIPTAGHINPVYVMGYDTRPLLTMEEKAKFLKQCVDNEYLLFFEHDAHNELASLKMTEKGVRLDEIHSFNDVFGY
- a CDS encoding FMN-binding negative transcriptional regulator, which codes for MFVPKLYRSEDYDLMREIIRENAFALLISSDEKIRATHSMMMLNEDDPENRYVETHISRANPQAKTLKDGDEVLCDFLGAHTYISSSWYDHMNVSTWNYEAVQIHGKVQLMDYDELYRHLEKLTSKYEKFQKCPVMVKDMGREFVEKEMKGAFGLKIIPSEIFIKQKLSQNRKDHDYQNIISELEHSDENGRKIAEKMKLIKK
- the ruvB gene encoding Holliday junction branch migration DNA helicase RuvB; the protein is MPDFLHPDKENYSHEELMQEEQIRPQSFKDFAGQRKTLENLEVFVSAAKRRGGALDHVLLHGPPGLGKTTLANIIANELGVNCKITSGPVLDKPGSLAGLLTNLEENDVLFIDEIHRLSPVVEEYLYSAMEDYKIDIMLETGPNARSVQIGLNPFTLVGATTRSGMLTKPMLARFGIQSRLEYYSVELLSMIIQRSSRVLGSKIYEDAAIEIARRSRGTPRIANALLRRVRDFAEIKGNGEIEINITKYALNSLNVDEFGLDEMDNKIMRVMIENFKGKPVGISALATSIAENPETLEEVYEPFLIQEGFIIRTPRGREVTDKAYQHLKISRPKNPGELF
- the hutI gene encoding imidazolonepropionase → MKLIGPFKQIVTLANLPLRGKISDDQIDIISNGGILMDNGLINNVGDFKTLKNNNPDAETVIIEGDQIALPGFVDSHTHICFGGNRANDFAMRNAGKTYLEIAESGGGIWSSVQHTRNASEEELLKTLLERIHFLISLGITTIEIKSGYGLDVENELKMLRIIKKAQSLTPSKLVPTCLSAHLKPRDFEGSNQEYLDYILTEILPKVKEENLAERVDIFIEKSAFQPEESKAFLLKTKDLGFDITVHADQFTPGSSRIAVEVGAKSADHLEATIDEDIEFLAKSDTVATALPGASLGLGEKFTPARKLLDAGAIVAIASDWNPGSAPMGNLITQASILATFEKLTTAEVLAGMTFRAAYALSLENIGKLEPGKKADFVTFKTDNFQNVLYNQGSLNAENVYIDGNLIH